One Chlamydiales bacterium genomic window, GAAAGAGAATATGTTGTCTCTTTCACCCTAGGATCATCATAGCATGGCAACCCAAAAGCTAACTGAACTTGGCACATATGATTTACGAAAAAATATATACTATTGAAGAATAGAATAGTAGAAAAAGTATAATTTAAATTTATTTTTTAAATTAGGTTTCTTTCGTTGTTTTTATAAAGTACATTGTTTTAGAGATTCAGTAATCGTTTCAATTTCTTTTTTATATTTGCATAAAATCTCTTTATTTTTTTCTTGATGGCTCATTTCACATAGACGATGAACAAAATGTTGGATAAGCTCAACAGTATTCTGGACATTGGACATGAATACAAATTCTTTTCCATCAATTCTACGGACTCTATTTAAAAGGATAGGAGCTTGGTCTTGTTTGATCACATCAGAAGTAATAATATTGACAAATTCTCCACGTTCATAAACCTCTTTTGCAAGACGAGCAGGAATAGTAAAATGTTTGATCACATCTTCTAGAATTTCATAATGTTTTTCATTGGGAATTGAAACTTTGATCTGTCCTGTCAAAAGAGTTTCAAAAAAAAAATTTCCAAGATCTTTGTTTTGATTGACGCAATTTAAAATACTATTCTGAATTTCTCTGTAAGTGGAAGGAGTAATTGTCATGGAGAAAATTCTTCTCATATTCCCTTCAAACAGCAGAATCATTTGTTCATCAAAAACCATTTTTTTTCGTATTTGTTCAGACATATTGAGAAATTCCTTATTTTATTTCACATGTTTCAACGAGAGAACTCAATAGTTCGATGAGTTCACACATTGAATGTTTTTGTGTTTGAGTCATTTTTATTGGAGAATTTTTGAAAAGTGTCACAAGGTTGCGTAGAGTTTTGAGAGTCGACTCTCCGACATTTTCTTTTCGTCTATCTTTCTGATCGAGTGGAAAGATTGAGCGGATCAAAGCGATGACTTCTTCTTTACTTTCCCCGTTGTAATTGCGCACGATTTCTTCTTTTTTCGTCAAACAACCTAGACGACTAGCTAATGTATAAACCGCTTGCCTAGGCATAGCATCAATTTGAGGATGAAGCGTTTTAGGAATTTTTGAATGAAATTCGTAGTATTGCAAAAAATTATAAGGAGTTTGTCGATTACCGTAAGCTGTGATGAGCCAAGCAGTAAAAGCTCCATCACGATAGTCTTTAAGCATGGTTTGGACTTGTTTAATCCTTTCACCATGTAAAATCGCTGCTTGATTGTTGATCGCTTTCACTTCAGAGGTAATCGCGATCAGTCTTTTTAAATCTTTTGACAGATCGGCATTCTTATCATGAGAAAATTTTTGGAGAAGAGTGGAGAGGAGTTCGCAATCTTTTTCTGCCAATTTTTTAATGCCAAAAATTCCTGAAAATACTGTAAGATTGCCCTCTGTTGTTTTTTCAGCTAGCTCTGCCATTTTCAATTTCTTTTTCTTTCGAAAACGTTCATTTAAAATCGATGTGATTTTTACCATTTGTCAACCCGCTTTACACAATAAAAAACTATATGGGCACCTTCATGCCTATTCTAATTAAGAATTCTTCAGTAAGAGCTAGATAATCTTCGACAGCACGACTTGTGGGATGAGTACTAAAAACTGCTTTCCCATGAATAGAAGCTTCTGAAATAGCGATATCGCGCCGGATCTTTATATCCAATAATTTTCCTGGAAATGTTTTCTCAATAAGATCAATGAATGCTTGGTTATTTTTCCCACGAGGATTCCAGAATGAAATTGCCACGCCAAGAATACGCAGAGGATGACGCTCTGAAATCGAATGGATAAATTGAGAGAGCCGTTCTAATCCTTTAATACTGTAAAATTCAGGAGTTGCAGAGATTAACACATGGTCTGCAGCAATTAAAGCAGATTCAGTGAGCCAACAAAGAGAAGGGGGGGTATCGATAAGGACATAATCATAGGAAAGACCAGTTAAGATAGATTTTAAACGTTCGTGAGAATAACGATCTCCAGCAAGCGGACTCGTCATTTCCACTCTTTCTAACCAAGTATCCGCTGGAATCAAATGAAGATGAGGATCCTCTGTTTTTTGGATAATCTCTTGAATCTCTTTTTCTCCTTGTAGGGTAGCTGAGAGGCTGTCAAATTCATCGGGATCAAAGCCCAAACCTGCTGTTAGATTAGCTTGTGCATCGAAATCAATAAGGAGTACAGAGGCATCATAGTAACGAGAAAGAGCTGTTCCGAGGTGTAAAGTGGTTGAAGTTTTAGCTGTTCCTCCTTTAAAGCTACTGATGGCAATCGTTTTCATTCTTGTCTCCAAGGAGAAAGAAGAGCACGGTTGGCTTTTTCTTGATTCATTGCTTCTAACAACCTCTCTAAAGATATTTCACCATGAATCACATTATCACGTGTACGCAGTGTCATGGTTTGATGAGAGATCTCTTGATCTCCTATCGTGAGCATATAGTTGACTTTTTCAATTTGTGCAAGGCGTATTTTTTTGCTCACAGACTCATGAGAATTATCTAATTCGCAATGAAAACCAGCTGCGAGAAAATGGTTTTTTAACATTAAGCCATAATCGAGATGACGATCTGCAACAGGAATGATCCGCACTTGCCTTGGGCTCATCCAGAGAGGAAATTTCCCGGCAAAATGTTCAATTAAAATTCCTAAGAAACGTTCAATAGAACCGTAAAGAGCACGATGAATCATGATAGGACGTTTTCTATTCCCATGAGAGTCGATATACTCTAAATTAAAACGTTCTGGTAACGCCATGTCTACTTGAATCGTCCCACATTGCCAAGTTCGCTCCAAAGTATCGCAAATATGCAAGTCAATTTTAGGACCATAAAAGGCCCCGTCTCCAGGGTTCACTTTAAAGGCTTTTTGATGTTTTTCAAGTGCACGTTGTAAAGATAAAGTCGCATGATCCCATTGTTCATCTGTTCCAATGGTCCCTTCTGTTGGGCGTGTAGAGAGTTCAAGATGATAATTGAGGCCAAAAGTCGTGTAGATTTGATCCACTAGGTGAAGGAGATTGACGATTTCATTTTCAATTTGATGAGGTTCCATAAAAATATGGGCATCGTCTTGATGAAAGCTTCTGACACGCATGAGTCCTGAAATCGCTCCTGATGCTTCATGTCTATGCACATGGCCAATTTCAGCAATTCTCAGAGGAAACTCACGATAACTATGCATGTCTGTTTTATAGTAGAGCATACAACCAGGACAATTCATAGGTTTAATCGCAAAAATGCGTTCTTCTACTGCCGAAGTGTACATATTATGGCGATAGTTTTGCCAATGACCAGAACGTTCCCAAAGTTCCTGACTCATCATCAAGGGAGTTTTGATTTCGAAATAACCTGCTTTTTCATGAAGCTCTCTCCAGTAATCGAGTAGAGCAGTCCAAATCAAGAGACCTTTGGGGTGAATCAGTGGCATACCTGGAGCTTCTTCTCTATGTGAAAAAAGATCAAGTTTGGGCCCAAGGATTTTGTGATCGCGTTTTTTTGCTTCTTCGATTTTTTGAAGATATTCCCTCAACATCTTTTTATGCGGAAATGTGATTCCATAGATACGACAAAGCATTTCACGAGAGGAATCACCACGCCAATAAGCTCCAGAATTCTTAAGAATTTTCACTGCTTTGACCTTCCCAAGGTAAGGAATATGAGGTCCTCTACAAAGATCATAAAACTCGCCTTGTCGATAGAGAGTCAATTGAGAGTCTTTAAATCCTTGAATAAGTTCGACTTTATATTTATTATTACCAAATATTTTTAAAGCTGCCTCCTTATTTGGGAGCACTTCACGTTGAGTGATGTAATTTTGTTGGAGAATATTTTCCATCTCCTTTTCAATTTTCTCAAATTGATCTTCAGAGATATGAAGATTGGCAAAGTCGTAGTAAAATCCATTTGCAATAGGGGGGCCAATCGTGAGTTTCGCTTCCGGATAGAGACGTAAAACAGCTTGAGCAAGGATATGGGCTGAGCTATGCCAATAGACTTCTTTACCTATAGGATCAGAAAAATTCCATAAGATGACCTCATCTCCATGTTGAAGCGAGTGAGAGAGATCAACGGTTACACCATTGATAGAGGCGGCAAGCGCTTGTTCGGGGGCTGTCTGATGAAATTTTTTTGCTAAATCTTGAGCAGTACTATTTTCAGGCAGCTCAACAAGCTCATCTTTATATTTCACTTGAATCATATTGATCTGTGATGGGTTTTTTTCTCAAATAACGTGTCGTTCAAAATAATCATGGTAGCAAAACCGTTGTGTTCATAGAGAAACATCGAAAGCTTAAAACAACATAGTTGGCTTATATCAAAGAAGAAAAAAAAAATCATGCTTAATGATCTTGATCGTAGTGGATTGTTGATGAGTTGGATCGTTTTCATCCAATTTTTTTGAGAAAAATGAAAATACTATTTTCTAATTAAAGCTTTGTTTTCTTTAAGTTTAGGAATCTTTAACAAGTCAATTAATTTACATTAGACCCTCTCAATGCTCATCAATGGACAAGTGTATTGAAAAGAAAAGTAGGAAAGGTTCACCATGGCTCAAGCAGA contains:
- a CDS encoding DUF5414 family protein; this encodes MSEQIRKKMVFDEQMILLFEGNMRRIFSMTITPSTYREIQNSILNCVNQNKDLGNFFFETLLTGQIKVSIPNEKHYEILEDVIKHFTIPARLAKEVYERGEFVNIITSDVIKQDQAPILLNRVRRIDGKEFVFMSNVQNTVELIQHFVHRLCEMSHQEKNKEILCKYKKEIETITESLKQCTL
- a CDS encoding CT583 family protein codes for the protein MVKITSILNERFRKKKKLKMAELAEKTTEGNLTVFSGIFGIKKLAEKDCELLSTLLQKFSHDKNADLSKDLKRLIAITSEVKAINNQAAILHGERIKQVQTMLKDYRDGAFTAWLITAYGNRQTPYNFLQYYEFHSKIPKTLHPQIDAMPRQAVYTLASRLGCLTKKEEIVRNYNGESKEEVIALIRSIFPLDQKDRRKENVGESTLKTLRNLVTLFKNSPIKMTQTQKHSMCELIELLSSLVETCEIK
- a CDS encoding ParA family protein, with protein sequence MKTIAISSFKGGTAKTSTTLHLGTALSRYYDASVLLIDFDAQANLTAGLGFDPDEFDSLSATLQGEKEIQEIIQKTEDPHLHLIPADTWLERVEMTSPLAGDRYSHERLKSILTGLSYDYVLIDTPPSLCWLTESALIAADHVLISATPEFYSIKGLERLSQFIHSISERHPLRILGVAISFWNPRGKNNQAFIDLIEKTFPGKLLDIKIRRDIAISEASIHGKAVFSTHPTSRAVEDYLALTEEFLIRIGMKVPI
- the thrS gene encoding threonine--tRNA ligase — protein: MIQVKYKDELVELPENSTAQDLAKKFHQTAPEQALAASINGVTVDLSHSLQHGDEVILWNFSDPIGKEVYWHSSAHILAQAVLRLYPEAKLTIGPPIANGFYYDFANLHISEDQFEKIEKEMENILQQNYITQREVLPNKEAALKIFGNNKYKVELIQGFKDSQLTLYRQGEFYDLCRGPHIPYLGKVKAVKILKNSGAYWRGDSSREMLCRIYGITFPHKKMLREYLQKIEEAKKRDHKILGPKLDLFSHREEAPGMPLIHPKGLLIWTALLDYWRELHEKAGYFEIKTPLMMSQELWERSGHWQNYRHNMYTSAVEERIFAIKPMNCPGCMLYYKTDMHSYREFPLRIAEIGHVHRHEASGAISGLMRVRSFHQDDAHIFMEPHQIENEIVNLLHLVDQIYTTFGLNYHLELSTRPTEGTIGTDEQWDHATLSLQRALEKHQKAFKVNPGDGAFYGPKIDLHICDTLERTWQCGTIQVDMALPERFNLEYIDSHGNRKRPIMIHRALYGSIERFLGILIEHFAGKFPLWMSPRQVRIIPVADRHLDYGLMLKNHFLAAGFHCELDNSHESVSKKIRLAQIEKVNYMLTIGDQEISHQTMTLRTRDNVIHGEISLERLLEAMNQEKANRALLSPWRQE